One Parvularculales bacterium DNA window includes the following coding sequences:
- a CDS encoding Gfo/Idh/MocA family oxidoreductase, which translates to MSPSKPSLKVGLIGTGFMGKTHAFGFANAARAFDLPVEAELHTVADINAEAAADAARSFGFSKATDDWRDITGDPEIDIVSITAPNALHKEMSLAAIAAGKHVYCEKPLAPLAKDAAEMADAAEGAGIKTQVGFNYLCNPMFVLAREMIDAGELGEIRSFRGIHAEDYMADEGAPCTFRHDAAGGGALADLGSHVLATAEFLLGPVSEVLGDRITVIGERDDGKGGRRAVEVDDIGRAFLRFANGASGSIEGNWIAMGRKMQHDFEIYGSKGALAFSQERFNELHYYSAADARGRQGFRRIEAAPEHHPYGQFCVAPGHQIGFNDLKAIEVAGFLGAVNGDGGEPFNFRSGLRIQTLVEFIRKSSQGHGWLKV; encoded by the coding sequence CCCATGCATTCGGATTCGCCAATGCGGCAAGGGCTTTCGATCTGCCCGTTGAGGCCGAATTGCACACCGTTGCCGATATCAATGCTGAGGCTGCTGCCGATGCGGCCCGCTCCTTCGGCTTTTCGAAGGCCACCGATGACTGGCGTGACATCACCGGCGATCCCGAAATAGACATTGTCTCGATTACAGCGCCCAACGCCCTGCATAAGGAGATGTCGCTGGCCGCCATTGCCGCCGGCAAGCACGTCTATTGCGAAAAGCCTCTTGCTCCTCTTGCGAAGGATGCTGCCGAGATGGCCGATGCGGCGGAGGGCGCCGGCATCAAAACTCAAGTGGGTTTCAACTATCTCTGCAATCCGATGTTCGTTCTGGCGCGCGAGATGATCGATGCGGGCGAGCTGGGGGAGATCCGTAGTTTCCGCGGCATCCATGCCGAGGATTATATGGCGGACGAGGGCGCCCCCTGCACATTCCGGCACGATGCGGCCGGCGGCGGCGCTCTGGCCGATCTCGGCAGTCATGTTCTGGCGACGGCTGAATTTCTGCTGGGTCCGGTCAGCGAAGTTCTGGGGGACCGCATCACGGTTATCGGCGAGCGCGATGACGGCAAGGGCGGCCGCAGGGCGGTGGAGGTTGATGATATCGGCCGCGCCTTTTTACGGTTCGCCAACGGGGCCAGCGGGTCAATCGAGGGAAACTGGATCGCTATGGGGCGCAAAATGCAGCATGATTTCGAGATTTACGGCTCAAAAGGCGCCCTTGCCTTCAGCCAGGAGCGGTTTAATGAGCTGCATTATTATTCGGCTGCCGATGCCCGGGGCCGTCAGGGATTCCGCCGCATTGAAGCGGCGCCGGAACATCACCCCTACGGGCAGTTCTGCGTCGCTCCGGGTCACCAGATCGGCTTTAACGATCTGAAGGCCATCGAGGTTGCGGGCTTTCTGGGCGCGGTCAACGGCGATGGAGGCGAGCCCTTCAATTTCCGTTCCGGCCTGCGCATTCAAACCCTTGTGGAGTTTATCCGGAAATCTTCGCAGGGGCATGGCTGGCTCAAAGTCTGA